The following DNA comes from Oscillatoria sp. FACHB-1407.
CCAGACCTGTGGATCAGTCAAATGGCTCGTCCAAATTCGTATCGGTTAATAAACAGTCCAATCACAATGTCATGTAACTGAACCGATTTGGAAAAACAAATCGTCTTACGCACTAACCGCTTTATCCGTGTCCTCAACGTTAAATGCTTCCGTTCAATCTTTTGGGTGTTCGCTTTGCCGA
Coding sequences within:
- a CDS encoding IS1 family transposase; this translates as GKANTQKIERKHLTLRTRIKRLVRKTICFSKSVQLHDIVIGLFINRYEFGRAI